The genomic stretch ATCAATCCCAAGTTGCTCGCCTGCGCGTAAACATTAATACGACTGAATACCCCTTGTTTTGACAACAAGCTTTGCGGCAAGTCATATCCCAAAAACACCTCGTTCAAACGGATATGATCCCCTTTTATAAAACTGTTCCTGAAATACATGGCAACACCTATCGTACTCGAATATCCCCGACCACTCTCGAAATTAGTTTTATTATCATCGTTATAGAGCGGCAACTCGGAATAAGACATTTGGTTAACATACCCCTCGTCATACACCTCAAAAGCCTTGTCCAGACGATCGGAATAAGCTGCAAGATTTCTGCTATCAGGCGAAAAACTATCACTATAACTCGTCATGACATAATAACCGAACTGTCCCGTGAGCATAAAAGAGAAAGTCAACCCTTTCCAGCTAAACATATTACTGAAACTCAACGTGCTTTTCGGTTCTGCTGCCCCCAGATAGTAAGCCCAATTATTGTCATCAAGCGTTTGCCCTTCCCGAGGGGTCACAAAATCCATCATATGCGAAGATTCTTCATCCAGAATGGGTTCTCGCGAACCATCTTTTCCTCCCAACAACACGTAACCTTCCGGCGAATACCCCACCGGTTTCAAAACCGAGTAAGAACCAATCGGACGCCCTACCACGTAGGAATTGCCAACCGCCATGTAAGGCCCACTATAACCGAATTTTTTCAATTCATTGTGGTTGTATGAATAATTCAGTACCCCGCTCCAACTCAAATCTCCCGCGACAGGCAAGTCAGAACCGATTGAAAACTCCACGCCCCGGTTCACGATCTCCGCGTTGTTCAACAACATAGACTCCACGCCCTGCGAAATCACCGGTACCGTCGTGTTCGCCAACACATCATAAGAATACTTATTATAAAACTCCGCACTACCGCTCAGTTTATGCCCGAAAAACGCCATGTCCACCCCGATATTCAGCGTCCGCGACTTCTCCCACGTCAGTGTATTATTACCGCGTTCCGCAATCGTGTTAAAAGATTCTCCCCCGGAATAAATAAGGCTACCCGAATGCACCGCCACAGTCGTCACGCTGGAGGTCCCCGACTTACCAGCCGCCACACCCGCAATACCGTACGATGCGCGCAGTTTCAACTGGTCTATCCAAGACGCCCGCTCCATGAACCGCTCGTTTGAAATCAGCCAACTGGCACCGAACGACCAAAATGGGGAAAACTTGTCACGCACATCTTCCGCCTGAAAATTGGAAGCATCCGTTCGGAAACTGACTGTCACCGAATAACGGTCATCATAGGTATAAGCCGCATTCGCGTACACCGAAAAGAAACGGTCTTCCAGCGTCGACAGGCTTCCCAACTTTTCGAAAGGCATATACGAAGATACCCCGAAAATATTGTTTTTCTTCGTCACGTAATCCAGCTCCGTCAACACGGAATTGGTATATTTGTTATATCCGTAACGTGTCACTTTCGGATCCGCCTCCGTCGTGGCAGAAATAACCTCCGTACCTACCAATACGTTAAATGCGTGTTTATCTTTCATCAGGCGATAATCCGCCTGCCCGCGCAAGTTATAAGCTTCGTACGTGTGTCCCTCGTTCGAGAACACGCCCCCCGTCGGGAAATAAGAAACATACCGTCCCGCTTCGCCCAACGTGGAATACGTATTATACAAATCTCTCACAAAAAACGATTCCGGCTCGTAAGACACGTGCTTGCGATATCGCCGTTGTTCATACTGCCCCTTGGCACTCACATTCAGTCCTCACTCCGTCCGGTATTCAAAACCACCTTGCACCCTGTAATTCATCGTCTTGGAATAGTTATCCGTGTAATCCCGATCGGCAACAGGGTTATAAGTCCAATCCGTCGGAGTCTTGCCCGCATAATATTCCTCCGACATCAACAGAGGCTCGTACACCGTCTGCGAGGTCGGTACATGCACGAAATTCCCTTCTTCATCCTTCAAACGAGTCCACGGACTAAGCCATCCCCGCACGCTTTCAATACTCGTACCATTGCTTTCCTCCCTACTGAACATCGTGTTCACCGCCAACTCGAATGTCAGGTTTTTCGTCAACCGGGCGTTACTCGCCAGATTCAGCAATACACGCCGCTTGCCATTCTCTTGCAGGTAACTGTCCTCATCATCATAAGAAGCCGAAAAAGCGTAATCCAACTTCTCCGCAGCACCCCGTAACGACACATTGTACTGCTGACGCATCATACGCTGAAAAATATACTCGTTCAAATCATCTTTCCATACCCCGCGGTTCCCCAATTCGATAAGCTCCTGTTTTTTAGCCTCGTACTCCCCTGCGGTAAGATTCTTTTTATTATCCCGCTCGTACAGCATACCGTATGGAGCCGACATATACCGTCTCCTAGCGGAAGTCCTCGTGTAAGGATCATTACTTGTAAGATTAATCGGATCGTATTTGTGCATCAATTCTTCGAAACGAAACTGGTTCTCTGCCGATGCCATGTTAAACAAATAATCCAAATCTGCCCGAGAGCTCACCGACCAGTAAGCATCCGCTGAAATCTCCAACTTGCTTTTCGCCTTGCCTTTTTTCGTGGTAATCACGATCACCCCGTTTGCCGCACGCGCCCCGTAAATAGAAGTTGCCGCCGCATCCTTCAACACGGTCACCGATTCTACATCATTCGGGTTAATGGATGAAAACGGATCACTCTCAAGCATATAACCACTGATGGGGAAACCATCCACCACGATCAGCGGATCGTTATCCGCCTTCCAATTAGCTCCTCCCATACTAACTTGTGATATAGTACCTTGTCCCCGGATAGCGAAACGTATCTGCCCGTCGACCGGTGCGCTCACCACCGATAATCCCGACACCAGTCCGACTAATGCTTGCGCAAGATTGGATGTCGGTTTCCGCCCCAATGTTTCCGCATCCACGATCGAGTAAGCACCCGTTGCCCGTTCCTTGGAAATCGTCTGGTAACCGGTCACCACCACATCATCCAGATTCTCGTTATCCTCCTCCAACACAACTTCAATAAATTCCTTACCGGACAGCGGAATCTCCTGCTTTTTCATTCCCACGAACGAGAAGACTAACACGTGTACCCCTTTTTCCGGCAATTTAATCTCAAAACGTCCAACAGAATCCGACACGACACCGGAAGTCGTACCCTTCAACACGATAGTAGCTCCAGGCAAGGGTATTCCTTGGCCATCGATCACCACGCCTTTAACAATTCTCTCCTCTACTTTTTTCTGCTGCAAAATTATCTCCTTCCATATCACGATAGTCTTCTCCTCGATCGAAAATTTCAATCCCGTACCTTTCAAACAACTACTTAAAATACTCTCGATCGTAGCATCTTTAAACAAAACATCCCTGTCTTGAATTCCAGACAAATCGGCATCACTATACACGAAACTATATTCCGTGTGTAATTTGATCTCGTTAATAATCTGTTTAATCGATGCCCTCTCCAACTCCATACTCATCCGTACCTGTTGGGAATAAACCCCGGCATGCACTTGCAGTGCGAATAAAACCGATAAAATAAACGTCGCCTTCATCATTAAAATAAGCTTCATTACTTTTCTATGCCTGTCTATGCAGGCATAAAGATTTTTTTTCATAACTTTGTAATTAAGATTCGACAATAATTCAATTCCTGTTTGCAGCAGGATTGAAAGAGTTTGACAAGGGGCAGTGTTTGCAGCACTGCTCTTTGTTTTTTATTTCACTATAATCGTATTCTTATTAATTTCAAATTTTACTTTCCCGGTTCGTTCGATAAACTTCAGCACATGAGCTATATCCTCATGTTTCTTGATGTTCAACGAATAAGGAATCCCTTTCAATTCCTTGTTCGTGTAGAACACGTCAAACGAATACCAGCGACCCAATTCCTCCAGTATAAACTCCAAAGGCTTGTTATCAAATACCAAGCGGCCATCCTTCCAACTGACATACTGTTCTACATCCACCTTGGTCACGGTTAACCGGTCATTTCCCCTGCTAAAATCAGCCTGTTGCCCGGGAGATAACTCCACTTGTTTTCCTCCCGCCTCCACGTTCACTCGTCCCTCTACCAAAGTCGTCAACACATTTTCCTCTCCCATGTAAGCCCGAATCCCGAACGAAGTTCCCAACACTCGCACCTCCACTTGTTTCACCTCAACAACAAAAGGCTGCTTCTCGTCACGCTGCACGTCAAAATATCCCTCTCCTTCCAAATACACTTTCCGGCTCTTTCCTTTGAATTGTTTCGGAAACCTTAATTCCGACTCGGCATTCAGGTAAACCGTTGTTCCGTCAGCCAACACCAAAGTATATTCTCCCCCGCGAGGAACACGCAAGGTATGATATATCTCGCAGGAATCCTGTATTCCACTGGCAACAACTTCCGTGTAATTCAGCGTATCTCCGCTATTTTTCACTCCCTCTTCCAAAGCCCGATTCGCTTCTCGATCCAACCATACTTTCGTTCCATCCGGCAATACCAACTCGGCCATGGACACACCGGGAACAATTCGGGGAGAAGTTACTACCGGCCCTGTTTCCCATGTAGTATCCCATGAAAAATACACGATCCCGCCTACCAACAAAGGTAAGACAAACAAAGCGGCATAACGCATCCACGACATTTTCCGAGAGTGCCGTTTTTTTCGCACCGTCCGGTTTAAAATTCGGTTCCATTCCAGCTCTTGCTGCTCCGAAGTCTTCACGAAGCGACGAATCCCCCTCTCCAATTTCTCCCTGGAAACCACGTTCCGGAACAACTCCTCATGCTCCGCTCGCTCGTCTCGCCAGCGTTTTAGCTCGTCCATCTCCTCCTCGCTCAATTCACCTTTCACGTAACGAACGACCATTTGTTTTATCCGATCATTATTCTGAATCTCCATGTTCTGATATTCGTTTTATACTAAAGCACGCAAACCTTCATTTGGTGTAATACAAAAACCAATTATTTTTTACTCAAATCAAAATATTTTTCTAATCATACCCTATTTCAAGGGTTAAACAACCCTTTTCACAAGGTTATAATACCCTATCGCCCTTCTATCTCCCTTTCATCGCCCTTTCATCACCCTTCCGAAAGGGCGAGAAAAGGCTAAAGAAGAGGTCTTGTAATTTCCGACAGGTAGTTAAACCCTAGTATTACGGTAGTAAATCTTTGGTATTAGTATGTTCTCAAGAAATCCAAGCAAGTAGAGAAAGAACATTTTTCAGCCGCTCCCTCATATAATGATTGGCATTGTTCTTATGCTTTTTGACCGTGTTGACCGATATATTCAACGTTTGCGCAATCTCTTCATGACTTTTCCCGTCAAGACTCATCTGGTAAACTTCTTTACACGCCGGGGGTAATTCGTTAAAGACATCCGATAGGGTTTGAAAAATCTCCGATTCCAGAATCCGATCCAAAAATGATTCGGAATCCTCCCCCTCCATTACCACCCGTCTAGCATACTTATCCTCCACCTGTTGGTGGCGCATCAAATTGAGACAATCATTCCGCACGGCTTTGTACAGATAAGCTTTCACGGCATATTCTCCCCGGAAATCAGCCCTTTTCTCCCATAAATCGACAAAAGCATCCTGCACGACATCATCGATCATCGTGTCCTCGTTCAAATACTTCGCAGCAAAATAACGTAACGCAACAGCGTATCTGTCGTACAAGACACGAAACGCACTCTCCCCTCCGCGAGCAAATTCCTGGATTATATCTACTTCTCTCGTATCCAAATTAACACTATTTTCTTCTACAAAAATACAATAAAATATAAAGCACACCCATATTCTGCTATTGTTTTTAATGATGTTTCTCTTTCATCTCGGTGCGAAAGAGCCGTAGTAATGTATTCACTTGCATACGTTGGGATGCCTCTTGATATGAGATTGCTGACAAGTGCAAAAACGGGGTTTTCCCTTTTGCGTACAGTCATGTCAGATGGAGCCATAACCTCAAAAGCTCCCTTTCCTATATTCTTTTGGTCTTGTATTGTCTCCGCATAGCAAGCGTACAACTGTACGGGAACAAAACATTTGTATTTGTGAAGAACACTTTCAGCAGAATCCAGCGAGAATGCGAAACTCTTAATCAAGCCTCCATAATCTCTGCCATTCGGGTACTTACCGAATCTCGTTTCTCGATAATCCGCAAACACTTGTATGTTGTTATCCTTGAAATAATTCTTAAAGGCATTTATTCGGCTTTCGTTAAGATTGGCAGGACCGATACAGAGTACAATATGCTTTACACCAGAAGATGTAATCAATTTGGAAACACCTTTAAGGCTTACAGATTCAATATCAAGTATATTGGAGAATATATGAATAGTACAAGGTTGCTCTACAGCAATATCTTGAGAGGTATATCGATTTCTGTCGGATGAATTATGTTGTCTATTGTGAGAGAGGTATATTCCCCAAGCTTGTCTTGATACATATTATCTTCCGGTTATTGTATCATTGTCTTTATTTAACTGATGTTGCTTTCAATTTGCAACTGCCACTTCTTTGCTTGCATTGGCATAGCAATATTCACATAAATGTGGACATGTGTTGTATTCACCTATATCCTTACTTTTCATACAACCGCATGCCATGCGTTGTCCTTTGTCTTTGTTGTTCTTGTTAATAACAACACAGTAACTATTATCTAAAAGGATTGCATCCGAAGGTATTTCCAAAGGCTCTATATCAACAAACAAATCTGGTTGTTGCTTGGTATCTATTATCTCGACTCCAAGAAAAGTCATCAACTTCTTGGATTGGTAACCCAAACGTACTATTAATTACCCATAATATTTGAAAATGACGAATATATAGCGATGGAATTGAGTTCTTTTGTTCTATTTGCTATTAAAAGTGTACCAATGATGCTTAGAACTATACGAAACAAAGACTTTAATGCTGTTTTTCGGATAATTAGTTGTAATTTTGCACTTATGAATAGAGGTGTTTTTACTGATTGATAATATAGTAGTCATCATAACAATGGATTTGAATACTCTGATAGCAGAATGTACCACATACGATTTTAAGTTGATGCTGGAAGAAAAGAAACCCAAGAGCTGGTTGAAAAGCGTAAGTGCTTTTGCCAATGGTTTGGGCGGATCCCTTTTCTTTGGCATTGATAATGATGGTATAGCCAGAGGTCTTGATGATGTACAGCATGTGTGCGAAGCTATCAGTACTAAGATTCGCGACTATATGGATCCTCTGCCAGAGGTGGAGATGATTCCGCATGATATGGATGGTTTGCACATCTTGCAGCTCAAAGTCGATGCAGGGCATTATACTCCGTATTACTACGTTGGGGATGTTCAGCGCATTGCCTTTGTCCGTGTTGGTGACGAGAGTCTTCCTGCTACGGCAGAACATATGGTACGATTAGTTCTTAAAGGTTCAAACAAAACCTTTGATTCTCTACATACAGATTATAATGCAGAGGACTATTCCTTTACGATATTGGCAAATGCTTTCAAAGACCGCACCAAACAAGAATGGGACAAGAAATATCTTTTGTCGTTTGGATTGGTAACTGGTGCAAAGAACCTTACGAATGCTGGTGCCTTGTTTGCCGATGACTGCCCATTGTGGCAATCTCGCCTATACTGCACACGTTGGGATGGAAAGGAAAAGGGTGATGCTATCAATGATGCCGAGTTTACTGGAAACGTACTCATGTTACTTCGTGAAGTCATGAACTTTGTGAAATCCAACACAAAGAAAGGCTGGGAGAAGTTACCTGATGGTCGAAAGAACAAGTCTGAATATGCAGAACGTGCTGTTCTCGAAGCTATGGTTAACCACTTCATTCATCGTGACTATACTGTTATGGGTGGCGAGGTGCATCTTGATATCTACGATGACCGTCTCTCCGTTACGTCCCCTGGTGGAATGTACAATGGAATGCTGATTCAGGACTTAGATATCGCAGACGTTTCTTCTGAAAGACGTAATCCAATACTTGCAAATGTCATGGCCCAACTGGACTATATGGAGAAAAGAGGTAGTGGACTCACACGCATCTGCAACGAGACCAAAGCATTGGATGGGTATAGGGATGAACTTAAACCTGTTTTCAAATCCACTCCAACTCAATTTCAGACCATCATTTTCGCCTCCCCCCCCCCCAATGTCGGAGACCATGACGGAGATGTGTCGGAGACGAAAATTACTGAGCGTCAGCAGAAAATACTGAATCTCATCAAAGAGTCTCCGACAATTAGTGGTCGCCAAATGTCGGAGAAGCTGTCGGTGAGCCAACGCACAATAGAACGAGACCTTTCCGCTTTGCAAAAGAGTGGAATTCTGAAGCATGAAGGCAAGGATAATGATGGGGTATGGGTAGTATTAGAGTAATAGAAATATAAGTCAAAATGCATCTGTCTGCTCTCAAACTATGGAATTTCAGGAAATACTGCGAAGGTCCTAATGGTGAGCCAGGGCTAGTGGTGAATTTCCATGAAGGCGTGAACGTGCTTATTGGAGAAAATGACTCAGGTAAGACGGCCATCGTTGATGCTATTCGATATGCTCTGAAGACACAAAGCGGAGAGTTTATCCAGTTTGATGATAAAGATTTTTATCAAGATGTCAACGGAAATAGAAAGGAAGAGTTTAAGATAGAGTGCGTGTTTGACGGATTGAATGAACAGGACTCAGGCTTGTTCTGGGAGTGGTTGTCATGGAACGATGATAAAACAAGATATTTGTTGAAGGTATGGCTTTATGCTAAGAGGAAAGATAACGTCATTATGCCATCGTTCACAGCTGGTATGGTATTGAAGGACAAGCAGACAGAATGGACTCTGAAGCGCGAGAATTGTTAAAGGTGGTATATTTCAAACCTCTCAGGGATGCCCTTACAGATATGACTCATGGTTATAAGTCAAGATTGGCGCAAATCCTCGGTGCACACGAACTATTCAAGACTCAAAAAGATGCTGAAGGAAACAGCACTAAGCACAAACTGGAGACCGACTATGAGAATTTAAAGAGAGAAATAGAGAACTATTTCAAAGATGGGGGTAATGGCTCTATTATCACAGGGGACATTAATAAGTTCTTAAAAAAGCATTTCCTGCTTAACGGAGACCCGCAAAATGCCCAGATTAAGCTGACTGGTGGAGAACTAACAGATATATTGAGGTTGCTTGATCTTATCATGGAGGGTAACAAATCGGGACTCGGAACGCTTAACTTATTGTGTATAGCAGCTGAAATGCTTCTGTTCAACAACCAGAAGAAAGGATTGAAGCTGGCGATAGTAGAAGAACTGGAGGCACACCTTCATCCGCAATATCAGTTGAGGTTGATAGATTATATTTCCTCCCAACAAAACAATGAACAGTTTATTCTTTCCACCCATAGCATTACGTTGGCATCGAAAATACGACTTGAAAACCTTATTATTCTAAAAGACAAGGAAGCATATCCAATGTCTGCGGATTACACGATGATGAATCCAGCTCAGTATTTGTCGGGTACGCTTCTGCCTCTATTTGATAAAAATGAGGTGACTGTGGTTGCTAATACATTCTTTAATGCCGTTGCAGACGGGAACCAAGGCGGACAAAATCTTGAACATGGAAACATATACAAAGAAGATGACATGGAGATTGAGATAGCCACGGTTCATGCCGTGAAAGGTGAAACACATGCTGCTACGCTATACCTTGAAACCTTTTTCAACAAGTATTATGAGTCTGAACGGTTAAAAGAGCAATTTAAGGGGATTACGTACATGGGGACTGATGATGATACGCTAAAAAGTCTTAGGGTGGTATATGTTGGCATGAGTAGACCTCGCTACTTGTTATGTGTCGCCATTCAAAAGGATAGATTTCACACTATAGACTGTCAAGAGTTAAGAGATATATGGGATGTGGTAGAGGCATAGACCCTCTAATGAAAGTTAAATACATTAAATCTTTATTTTTTCCGACGTCCTCAGAATCAGCATCATCACTTTCCTACCATTTAATTTACAAGTTATTGATATAAAGTGAATTACAAATACACGCATTTATTCATATCGGTAATGTTTATCATGACATACCATCCAAAATTTTATCCGAGGTAATAAAGAACAAAAAACACTACTAACCAAATATTTTAAAGCCAGTTACCATGCAAAGACAAATACATTTGTAATAAAACCAAAACAAAAATTGAATTCTCATGTAACAAATCCAAATCAAAACATCCGGTTCGTGTATCAGCTTAGAAAAGTTTTCATCCTTGACCAAAAACAAAGTGTATGAGAATAAACCTTTTCATCCCCGTTTTGTCTTAGAATCAGATACATTAAAAAACCAAGCATGGGATACTCCATATAGATTCCATGTAATTATAAACGATTAAAGAATAAAAACATGAAAACAGTAACCCTAATTATCTCGTCGCTTTTTCTTTTCATGGTACTAGGAGTAAGCGCACAACAACACGGTCCACAACATCGCGGGCAAAGAGGTCACATGAACCCCGAAGAAATGGTAAAAAGACAAGTTGAGCACATGAAAACCGAATTGAAACTCAACGAGCAACAAGAAAAACAGGTAAAAGATTTGTTGACTGAAAACTTCAAACAGAGAGGTGAGCTCATGAAAAAATATCAAGGACAACGGGATTCCGTGATGGTCAACATGAAAAAGATGGAAGAGCAGCAAAACCTTTCTCTAAAGAAAATCTTGACAGAAGAACAATATAAAACTTACCTGACCAATCAGGAAAAAAGAAAACAAGAAATGGAGAAACGCCGGAAAGAAATGATGGATAAACGTGGCGGACAAAGAGACGGACACGGTGATCCAGCTACCGTGAACGAAGATCACGAATGCACCGGATGCGGAGGCTGTGACAAACACAAATAACCCCATATATCGATCAAATCATAAAGCCGGATCTTTTTCTACTAACGAAAAATACTTCGGCTTTATTCATAGAGAGAATGTAATTTAAACTGTGTCAGCAAAAAAATAAATGATTAATTTTGCTAACACAGTTTTTTTATGGAACAAGAATTTAATTTCGAAAGCATCAAAAACAAGGCCCTGGAACAATTAAAATCAGGTAAGTCCTTGTTAGGTAAAGACGGTGCGTTTGCCCCGTTATTGGAAAGTATACTAAACGCGGCACTCGAAGGTGAAATGGAAGCCCATCTCTCTGATGAAGAACGAGAAACGGGTAATCGTCGTAACGGTAAAATGCAAAAACAAGTACAAACTCCTTTAGGAGAAGTGACGGTATCCACGCCTAGAGATCGTAACTCAACTTTTGATCCCCAGTTCATTAAAAAACGAGAGACTATACTAGCCGAGGGTGTGGCCGATCGGATCATAGGTTTATACGCCCTTGGTAATAGCACCCGAGAAATAAGTGACTGGATGGAAGAGAATCTAGGAAACAGGGTATCGGCAGAAACGATCAGTTCTATAACAGATCGGGTTCTTCCCGAGATTAAAGCTTGGAAATCAAGGCTCCTTGATCCCGTGTACCCGATCGTTTGGTTGGACGCTATTCATTACAAGGTAACAGATGAAAGAGGTTACGCCGTGACTCGTGCCATTTACAACGTGCTGGGTATAACCAAGGAGGGGCATAAGGAGCTACTGGGAATGTATATCTCTAAAAACGAGGGAGCGAACTTTTGGCTGGGAGTTCTCACGGATTTGCAAAACCGTGGTGTGCAAGATATACTAATCGCTTGCGTGGACGGTCTAAAGGGCTTTCCCGAGGCGATCGTGAGTGTTTATCCCGACGCTATAGTCCAGTTATGCATCGTGCATCAAATACGCAATTCTATCAAGCACGTGGGTAGTAAACACCAAAAAGAATTCCTGCTTGACCTCAAGCGAGTTTATCAAGCTGTAAATAAAGAATCAGCTGAAGAAGAACTGGTTAAACTTGACGATAAATGGGGTGAACAATACCCTATTGTCATCAAATCATGGCAAGATAACTGGGAGAAACTAACTGAATATTTCCAGTTCACGGCAACTATCAGAAGACTGATATACACGACCAATACCGTGGAAGGGTATCATCGACAAATTCGAAAAGTTACAAAAAACAAGGGCGTGTTCCCGCACGACACCGCCCTTGAAAAACTAGTTTACCTGGCTTATCGCAATATCAGGAAAAAATGGACCATGCCAATCCCGAATTGGGCGGCTGTTGCTCAACAACTGGCTATTAAATTTGGAGAAAGGTTTAAATTATGGTAATTTTACGCTCGTCGGGAGTGCTGGTGCACCCCCTTGGCGCTTGGCCGATCCCCGACCGTTGAGTCAAAAATGAAGATGACACAGTTTAATTTACACCCCCGTTCATAGATAAAACTACTCTCCTAATTTCTGCTCTAAAATCTTCTGCACCTCTTCCGGTTTCGGATTCACGGCTAAAATCTTCCCGTCCCTATCGACCAAAAATACGCCTCCCCCGGCATTTCCCAACATATACTGAGTCCATATTCGACACCCATCATCTAACTCAACCAACTGCAACCAAGGATAACCGTCCAGTTTTATAGCCTGTTTCAGACGATCCGTGTTCTTGAACTCCCGTGCCACGCCAACGATCTCGAAGCCTCGATCTTTATACTTCTCGTAAATCGGAATCATCGCTTTCGCCTTTGCTCGACAAGGCATACACCAGGAAGCCCACAAATCAATAACGGCAACCTTTCCTTTTATAATATCCGAAAGTCTCACCTTATTCCCTTCAAGATCAGGAGCCTCAAAGTCGACATAATGTCCACCCGATCTGACATTATGGAAACCGTCAAGTAATATTTTCCCCAAACGAGTATAGTCACTGGAAACAAATTTTTCTGCCAAAACATGATAAGCACGCTCTAATTCCTCATCTAATTCAGACTGATACATTTGTCGTCGCTGTAATTCTTCTATCACTAAAAAATAATACAACTCATCCCATTGTCCCTCACAGAACTTATGCATAAAAGAGTATCGTTTCCAACCTATTTCCTGTTGTTGCAACTCTCGGTATTCTTGATATCTCTCGTTAAACTTTCCCCTCTTCACCATGTAATTTTTATCAACATTCACCGTAATATCCACTTTCCCATCTTCTGCAATGAAAGGAACCGTATACCACTCCCAAGGTTTCCGGGTTACAAATATCAATTTATACCCTTCCGCATGTGGCAATTCCAACACACATTCAAAACAATGATTTTTCACTGTAACCGTTGTCCCATGATAACGGGAATCCAACGTAGCATCTACCAAAAGCACATCCTCCACTTCCATCCCGACTAGCTTGCCATGAACAACACAGCGCACCTTATTCTCGTCTGCAAAAACAACATTCCCTAAGAACAAGAACAAAATCAACCATCTTAAACAATTCGCCATATTTTTCCTTTTAAAATAGAAGAGGAGCTGCAAGCAGCTCCTCTAAACTACACACATTACTATTTTATAACCGGGAAACCTTCCTGCTCCCGATCCAAACGATACATATGATAAAAATTACCGTTACCGGGCTCGTAAGTCACATTCATCACCTCACCCTTACCATTATCACTCTTAATCAAAAAATTATACTCATTCAATACATATGACGTAATTTCTCCATTCAGATTCAATGACAAAGTTCGGGCATCACTATAATTCCTGTCTAATGAATAACCATCACCCTTTACCGAAACCAAATTGTTGCCGGAATATGTGTACATCCGATCATTTATTAAATCCCAACTCGACTCACTATGATTATTCACTTGATATATCCGATTCT from Butyricimonas virosa encodes the following:
- a CDS encoding ATP-binding protein, with translation MLEEKKPKSWLKSVSAFANGLGGSLFFGIDNDGIARGLDDVQHVCEAISTKIRDYMDPLPEVEMIPHDMDGLHILQLKVDAGHYTPYYYVGDVQRIAFVRVGDESLPATAEHMVRLVLKGSNKTFDSLHTDYNAEDYSFTILANAFKDRTKQEWDKKYLLSFGLVTGAKNLTNAGALFADDCPLWQSRLYCTRWDGKEKGDAINDAEFTGNVLMLLREVMNFVKSNTKKGWEKLPDGRKNKSEYAERAVLEAMVNHFIHRDYTVMGGEVHLDIYDDRLSVTSPGGMYNGMLIQDLDIADVSSERRNPILANVMAQLDYMEKRGSGLTRICNETKALDGYRDELKPVFKSTPTQFQTIIFASPPPNVGDHDGDVSETKITERQQKILNLIKESPTISGRQMSEKLSVSQRTIERDLSALQKSGILKHEGKDNDGVWVVLE
- a CDS encoding ATP-dependent nuclease; this translates as MHLSALKLWNFRKYCEGPNGEPGLVVNFHEGVNVLIGENDSGKTAIVDAIRYALKTQSGEFIQFDDKDFYQDVNGNRKEEFKIECVFDGLNEQDSGLFWEWLSWNDDKTRYLLKVWLYAKRKDNVIMPSFTAGMVLKDKQTEWTLKRENC
- a CDS encoding ATP-dependent nuclease translates to MDSEARELLKVVYFKPLRDALTDMTHGYKSRLAQILGAHELFKTQKDAEGNSTKHKLETDYENLKREIENYFKDGGNGSIITGDINKFLKKHFLLNGDPQNAQIKLTGGELTDILRLLDLIMEGNKSGLGTLNLLCIAAEMLLFNNQKKGLKLAIVEELEAHLHPQYQLRLIDYISSQQNNEQFILSTHSITLASKIRLENLIILKDKEAYPMSADYTMMNPAQYLSGTLLPLFDKNEVTVVANTFFNAVADGNQGGQNLEHGNIYKEDDMEIEIATVHAVKGETHAATLYLETFFNKYYESERLKEQFKGITYMGTDDDTLKSLRVVYVGMSRPRYLLCVAIQKDRFHTIDCQELRDIWDVVEA
- a CDS encoding IS256 family transposase; the encoded protein is MEQEFNFESIKNKALEQLKSGKSLLGKDGAFAPLLESILNAALEGEMEAHLSDEERETGNRRNGKMQKQVQTPLGEVTVSTPRDRNSTFDPQFIKKRETILAEGVADRIIGLYALGNSTREISDWMEENLGNRVSAETISSITDRVLPEIKAWKSRLLDPVYPIVWLDAIHYKVTDERGYAVTRAIYNVLGITKEGHKELLGMYISKNEGANFWLGVLTDLQNRGVQDILIACVDGLKGFPEAIVSVYPDAIVQLCIVHQIRNSIKHVGSKHQKEFLLDLKRVYQAVNKESAEEELVKLDDKWGEQYPIVIKSWQDNWEKLTEYFQFTATIRRLIYTTNTVEGYHRQIRKVTKNKGVFPHDTALEKLVYLAYRNIRKKWTMPIPNWAAVAQQLAIKFGERFKLW
- a CDS encoding peroxiredoxin family protein, which translates into the protein MANCLRWLILFLFLGNVVFADENKVRCVVHGKLVGMEVEDVLLVDATLDSRYHGTTVTVKNHCFECVLELPHAEGYKLIFVTRKPWEWYTVPFIAEDGKVDITVNVDKNYMVKRGKFNERYQEYRELQQQEIGWKRYSFMHKFCEGQWDELYYFLVIEELQRRQMYQSELDEELERAYHVLAEKFVSSDYTRLGKILLDGFHNVRSGGHYVDFEAPDLEGNKVRLSDIIKGKVAVIDLWASWCMPCRAKAKAMIPIYEKYKDRGFEIVGVAREFKNTDRLKQAIKLDGYPWLQLVELDDGCRIWTQYMLGNAGGGVFLVDRDGKILAVNPKPEEVQKILEQKLGE